One Idiomarina loihiensis L2TR genomic window carries:
- the dtd gene encoding D-aminoacyl-tRNA deacylase, producing MIGLIQRVSRAKVTVADELVGSIGPGLLILLGVEHKDDEASAAKLAQRIANYRVFSDVEDKMNNSVIDAQGEVLVVSQFTLAADTRKGRRPSFSSAATPDQAQHLYQVFCEQMAAQGLPVKTGRFAADMQVELVNDGPVTFELKV from the coding sequence ATGATCGGACTCATTCAGCGCGTTAGCCGTGCCAAAGTCACTGTTGCCGATGAACTGGTCGGTTCTATCGGGCCCGGGCTGTTAATCTTATTAGGTGTTGAACACAAAGACGACGAAGCCAGTGCTGCCAAATTAGCTCAGCGCATAGCCAATTATCGCGTGTTTAGTGACGTTGAAGACAAAATGAATAATAGTGTTATCGATGCGCAGGGCGAAGTTTTGGTGGTTTCTCAATTCACCTTAGCGGCCGATACTCGTAAAGGACGGCGTCCCAGCTTTTCTTCAGCGGCAACGCCCGACCAGGCACAGCATTTGTATCAGGTTTTTTGTGAGCAAATGGCTGCGCAAGGCTTGCCGGTAAAAACCGGGCGCTTTGCAGCAGATATGCAGGTTGAGTTGGTCAATGACGGCCCGGTCACATTTGAATTGAAGGTATAA